GCATCGGCGGCTAGTTTTATATCCTAGCTTAGCTTACAAGCTAACGAATTAACCAAACCTTTTCTGTTAAGCATTATTGGTCAGGTGGTGCTTGCGGTACCTCTAAATGCTCCCAGAAGCGTGTCGATTTCCATTGTGGAGGTATGTTTGCTACTCTCTGAGTCCAGCTGGAAACAGAAAGATGGCAACAGCGACACGGAGAAAACAGCAGCAGATCTTTAATATGGCGCCGGTGACGTCACTGCCCgtctgtgctgctgctgctgctgctgctgttgctacGCATGCGCCAAACGCTGGGTCCTCGTgcataataatgcataataatcgtgttggtttatttatatattaatatgtaatacTTGTGCTTCTGTCTACTTCTGTCTACTAAAAAAACGACTTCTGTTTactactgaaaatgtaaaaataaaagacttTGAAGGTAAAACAACAAGTAGcaattatgtatattaatatttagttgTTTCGGCAGAGACAAGAAAACGGCAGTCCAGAAAACgaataataaaacaattctggttgattttgatgttttatgtCTTGCTTATGATGTTGCATTAAAATAGCACTTATCAATACCACGTGATGAAAAATATGACTCAGAATAATAACAAAGGGATTTTATAACTCAGAGCTTAATTATAGGAAAACGAACAAACATGAACAGATATGTAATTCAAgaaaattaaatatgattaaatgtgTCTGACTATATTTGCAAGGCAGTGTAAATGAAAAGCTATCCAGAGGGAGGCAGTGTATGCACGAcgaataaagttttattattaaaacaatagtGGCTTCTCCTCTCAATAATTGCTAACCTTAATTCAAAGTCTTTCTTTAATTTGTTCCCTTTTGATTCCAAAAAtagagcttatatatatatatatttttataattattaaatatatatatatatatatatatatatatatatatatatatatatatatatatatatatatatatatatatatatatatatatatatatatataaatcttgtCATAACTACTTAAATTCAGTTATAAAAGGGAAAATGGTCTAATGTGAAGACAAAAAATGAGTTTGATTACCTCTTGGCCAGCTACTAGTTGAAGTGGCTTTGTTAATGAAATCCTTGAAGCATGCaatcttttattcatttatttactgctACTTTTCCTCATAGGTTACAGTAATACAGCTATGCCCTCTGCAATGATCAATCACAGTTTCAAAAGAGCACACTTCTGTATAAAACATTTAGACTTTTAAACGTGCGCGAGTTGTGATTGGCTGAGGAAGAGGGCACGTGACGGAGCGACGCCTCGCGCTGCAGCGGTCAGCGAGTGCAAGTGTGCGATAACAGCAGCAGCGGCTCTGTCTGGAGCTCACACTGTACATTACAGAAGCCCCCTCCTCTGGAAGACGGTGTTTCTCCCATTATGGGCGACAAGAAAAGCCCATCCAGGTATAGAAACATCTCATTCGCTCTGTATTTTCATTAAGCATCTTGCGCGTTTGTGTGCACTGGCGAATAGCCGCGTGATGCGGTTGAAGTCTACTTATTTTTCCTGGTCGGATTTAACGATAAAAAGCGCAGCCATGGCGGATACGGAGCCGTGCCTGACTCCCGGTATCCAGCTTTAGACAAAGGGAATTTAGGAAACGCctcctcttttctttttccttcgCCCTTTTTCAACAACTAAAGCCCGTTTTGCCCTTAAGGCATTGCAAAATCGTCAGATTGCATGTGTATTAGTGTGGTTGTGGAGGACGGGCGTCTGTATACAGCACGTAGAATTAGTGCACATGATGACACTTGCACTAATTAGGGTGCAGCATGCTATTTAAAAACCCTAACCAATTCTCCCTTTAAATCTTGCAGGCCAAAAAGACAAGCCAAGCCCTCTGCAGACAACGGATTTTGGGACTGTAGCGTCTGCACCTTCAAAAACAGTGCAGAGGCATTCAAATGCAGTATATGTGATGTGCGGAAAGGTACATCTACAAGGTAAAGTGACACTGCAGCTTAAAAGAGAGAGTCATGCAATCATAACCATCAGTAACACATTGCACATGCATGCAATGAAGATGTCACCAGCACTGATATTTAGTCTCGTTGATTGTGGATTGTGTCTTTATCCATACATACTGACGTCATGTGATTCCTGTAGAATCTCAATGTCACAGTAGGACAGGCGGCAGGATCCGGCTGCTGTGGAAGTATCCTGGTCTGTGCGCAGAGCCCCGTTATATGATCCTATAGGAAATGGAAAGCTGCAAGATGAAGGCTTTAAACATGTCAGATTTGCTAgtgcagtgttgttgtttttacgcACACCGTGCTATTTGTTAAATACGGTGCAAAATATTCAATGCATGgccatggcttttttttttttttgatgaattgcTGTGGTCACTTGGTGGAAATGAGTCATAATGCACTGATGCTATCCTATTGATGATGTGTTCTAGAATTGAGGGCATTATTGGCTCCTATGGCATGCAGCAATGGTCTCTGAAATGATATTTAAGTGGATTAGATAAGGAAAGGGGTCCGTCTGACAAATTAAAGATCCATTATATAGGCCAGTGgtgaaaaataatgttgttgttttttattcagtATGTGCGTAATTGTTTTGCAAAAGCAAAGTACAGATGGTAGTGTATAATTATTTGAGCTGTTTAAGATTTCTCAGTAGTGGAATATGAAATGCAGCAGGTCACTAATCAAATATGCAAATTTGTGGCACTGAGCGTATGAACTCTGtgcaaattataaaatgtttccaCCAAAACCGATGCTTTttgagattacttttttttttttttttagttaaactcattttaatgagaatgaaaaatgttgcataaaaaaaagaaaagaaatctcaGTTGTTTTGACCCCAATGTATATGCAAAGTATTTCCTATTTTCAAACTGTTTGCTCTTAAAACTGACAGATCATGAAAGAAACCCAATATCCTTTTGAAGTCCATTACCTGTTTTCGGCTGAATATTCTAGTGGGTTGAAAGTGGCGAGTGCTCACTGGCTTTATCGCAGGTGTTCATGTCTCTGCCAGAGTGACGGTCTTTTCATGTATTGTGTGCTGCGTGAAGTATGCAGGCATCTCCTCTCGGCGTAAATTGCATGCTTGAATGTTGATTTTCTGGCTTTGTTGAAGCAACAGGATCAGTCCCTGCTCTCTCATAGAGCGGTTGTTTGATGAGGCCGGGTTTATTACGCCGTTCCGAGGTGTGCTTCTGCTGACTTGAGTGAGTGTCGTCTGTGTCTGGCCACTCTTACACACCAGAGTAGCAACAGCTGAGGGAAACAGCGGGGtaccacacaaacaaacaaactcgcACAGAAACCCTCTCTCGCGCGCTTTTAAGCCGTTCTAGTGCTGCGAAGTGGACCACACACTcataataaagcaaaaaaaaaaaaatgtccaagtAGTTTTTTACTTGTCAAATAGGATGTTTGCATAACTCAAAACTGTGGTTATACTCCATCATCACAGTtaattagtgaaaaaaaaaaacataaaataaatgcagtgtttCCAGTCCATGTTGGTGATTGGTGTTTATGATGTTGGAGCAAAGAGAATGTTAATTAGTATTTATTAAGCAAAATTAACACAATTTTGTTCTTTAATAAGATTAGGGGATGGTGATTATGTGCTGTCGGTATGAAGTTAAATCTGGATAATTAGAACATCAtcgagagctgtcaatcaaagaCATGAACTGTCAGCTTGTTGTTAATTTACTGTGATCCTCCCTTAACTCAAATTCACTCAGAGAGGTTGTGTCCCCTCACTCATATCATTAATGCATAACTTGGTTGCTCGGAGTGAATCTCTCGATGCTTTCTGCTATGTCAGTATGAATAATTGTTGAGAATACCGAGACATGAACTTCAGATGTGTTGGGATTATTGATAGACCAATGTTTCAGGCGAGTAattgccattttaaaagtatctgCATTGATCAACatggccatttttttttaaaccttcagaAGTAGTTGTTCTCACTTGCCTTTATTAAatggaaaatatacattttcaaatataaaaaaaaaaaaaaatcactacagGTAGAAATTGAGATtggtttgagatatatatatatatattagaaagcaGTTTCTTGTttaccaaatatatttatttgcattgtttgcatttattcaatcaaaaaatGCAGCATAAActcaaactgtaatattgtgagaaatgattacatttaattaaaactttttatataaatatatttaacatttatttctttgatgcaaagctgaatttttagtgtcacacgatcatttagaaatcattctaatatgctgatttgttaatatattttttttattattaatgtggaacatttttgtggaaaaatCTTAAGTTTTAATGATCAAAGTTATAAAgaattttgtaacatttataaataatttcactgtcataatttaatgcatccttgctgaataaaattattaatttctttccaataaacaataaataataataaaatagaaaataaaaaatataattatataattcgtATACATCAGTTTGTGTTATCTCATGGTTCAATGatttataatattcattttaatattaacagGGAAactagtttaaaaaaagaattagtAGATGATTCCAAAATCTACTGTACATATATTAGGGTGAAAATCGGTGGGACatgtaagattttaaaatggtCAGAATGGAATTTAAGATTTTAAACGGCATATTTTAAAAAACCAGTGaaaatttttcagaaaatgtcTCACTTTTCCTGCATATTCACATAAtggcatttctttttatttttttggtcatctGTTGTCCTGTTCTTTATATATTGGTATCAGTGTTGGCAATGCACTTTCTGGTAACGTTTTCTTTTCCAGGAAACCTAGGATAAACTCTCAACTCGTGGCACAGCAGGTCGCTCAACAGTACGCCGGCCCACCCccagcaaagaaagaaagaagggaaaGGACAGACCGAGACCTGCCTGACGACGACCACTTCGACATGGACAACTCCGACTCGGATAGACTCAGCAGTCTCCACCCTGACTCAGACCATCCCGAGAGATTAGGTCTGAACGGAGGTCAGCTGGACCGTGGACATTCTCTCAAGGATCGGAGACAGGAGCGTGGTCTAGACAAACCGCAGCCGCTCCATACAGACAGGAGGCCTGAGAGAGCAGGACTGACCCCAGACCTGCTGCAGCAGCACAACAGAACAGACAGAGAGCACACAGACAGAGCAGTGCTGGACAAACTTCACATGGATAAAGATCATCCGCTCACAGCAGACTCTGGGATGCAGCCGGCAGAGAGGATGGGTGCAGAGAGAGAGGAactcaaaaaaggaaaaatagagCGAGCCATGATggagaaacacaaagagagaCCTAAAAGCCTCACACCCAGTAAAAAACCCACTGCTAAGAAGATGAAGTGAGTGTTGTTACGCAGTCATGCTCTGCAAGTGGTCTTTTTGCTTTTAGTATCAGATAATCAGATAATTGAGCTATGAGGTTGTTAATAGATggtatatgcttttgttgaagccatcagCCCACATTGTTTCGACTTCTTGTTAAAATCTTGTTTAACAGTGGAATTTCTGGCGGAAAAACAACATTGCCCATGATTATACAAATAAATCTCCACCAATCAAAGAATTAAAATGAGCAAATAATATCTAAAGAACACTTTAGTGTCCATCCACTCCCATGAAGCACTGCAATTCATATTTGCATACATATGCATTTTTTgctataaacataaaatatattgtttctgtTTCTAAAAGCACCATTAAAATCAGTAGTTTCTCCATTTTTAATCTGATtgtcatttgcaatgcttcatgggattgtagttatTTTTTTGCTTCAAACATTTGTAATGCTGGTATTCACTTTGTAGCTGATTTGTTTTGCCCATGCCttgtaattcttaaaaaaaaaaaaaaaaaaactaatttccctatGAGAATAATTAatgtggagagagaaaaaaaaaaacttctggaaTCAAAGTCACTGAGAAGTGGACTGCTGTTATCTCTATTCAGAGCTGATTAAAACCTGTTCAAGTATCACACAAGTATTCATTTATTGGatcatttaataaatgaataactcGGTGATATTTCATAGGCTAATCTTCAATGAGAAAAGCACCcatttttgtaattccacatttttaaatcactttgcgttaaagcatctactaaattaataaatgtaaatgttagaaTTGCAGGCCAGctacaaaaatatattcatacaTGCTTGATTAAGTCCATAAAGTGTTGGGAACGTTGTATGGTAATAGTCTGTTACTAATGGCATATTAAATCAACGTTTACAGGCCCAAACAGATCCAGAAAAGTCCAGCTGGGGAAAGTAACAGCATAAAGGCTGGCAAGTCTGTCACGAAGAATACTAAATCTATAATTTCACGGTAAGTTCTGAACTGATATCCTCTTCAACAGTTGGCATGAAGTAGAAATCCtctatattttctaaatgcatcttaTTGATCTTGtcgtgaatatatatatatatatatatatatatatatatatatatatatatatatatatatatatatatatatatatatatatatatatataatttttatttatttttttaaacgggAGACTTTTTTCTGCTGGTGCATGTCGAACTTCTGTCATTTAGTCCATTTAAACTGGCCCTCTACAGTGGATTGCAAGCTTGCGGTCAGATTTTCCTCCATCCAGTCAATAACCAATGGAGAGAACCAAGCCCCCAccttactttttaattttttcaataaTCCATTACATATAGATcacagtatgtaaaaaaaaaagatctgttgctACGTCTGTTAAATTAAAGGCAGGCTTTTACCAGCATTCAAATAGTTTTGATTTCTACTAATGACTTCATATTCAATTTATACTGTTACTGCTTTGACTTATTAAGAGGAAATCCGTTGAGCGGCTGCATAATCCATGGGCTCTTTAGCGTGCTGCAATGTAGACAGCTAAAATTGGATTATCATATTCAGAGTTTTTtgatgaatgaaacatttaaagaTACACAGTAGTTTATCCAATGAAATTAAAAGTACTTTATTGTACATAAGAGACTACTTTATCATGGATGTCATAACATGAAGCTTGATACTCTTTATCCTCTTATTAAAAGACTTGTTTAT
This Carassius gibelio isolate Cgi1373 ecotype wild population from Czech Republic chromosome A23, carGib1.2-hapl.c, whole genome shotgun sequence DNA region includes the following protein-coding sequences:
- the LOC127944752 gene encoding RING1 and YY1-binding protein A, translated to MGDKKSPSRPKRQAKPSADNGFWDCSVCTFKNSAEAFKCSICDVRKGTSTRKPRINSQLVAQQVAQQYAGPPPAKKERRERTDRDLPDDDHFDMDNSDSDRLSSLHPDSDHPERLGLNGGQLDRGHSLKDRRQERGLDKPQPLHTDRRPERAGLTPDLLQQHNRTDREHTDRAVLDKLHMDKDHPLTADSGMQPAERMGAEREELKKGKIERAMMEKHKERPKSLTPSKKPTAKKMKPKQIQKSPAGESNSIKAGKSVTKNTKSIISRPKLKNVDRSSAQQLAITVGNVTVIITDFKEKTRSTSTSSSTVTSSAGSEQQHLSSSSESTDKGSSRASTPRRDHSTGHNETM